From a single Bryobacter aggregatus MPL3 genomic region:
- a CDS encoding tetratricopeptide repeat protein: protein MFPAILVLLLVAQNPTSSELMTRAGKAFAADDFVAAERDLRAVVQMEPSNFDAQSYLGHALFRQEKYQEAIAPYEKALALEGKTKKLVMQEHRILIDQLVMSYGLTGNLAKVHRLLDEAIQRDPEYPLNYYNRACAFAEAGEKQKALTNLELAFARKKNILKGEQMPEPLKDSSFQRYLRDADFLALMKKLGLG from the coding sequence ATGTTTCCTGCGATTCTGGTGTTACTTCTTGTCGCCCAGAACCCTACGTCAAGCGAACTCATGACAAGGGCTGGGAAAGCCTTCGCTGCTGACGATTTTGTTGCGGCCGAGCGGGACTTACGCGCTGTGGTGCAGATGGAGCCCTCTAATTTTGATGCGCAGAGTTATCTGGGGCATGCGCTGTTTCGTCAGGAGAAGTATCAAGAGGCCATTGCACCTTACGAGAAGGCGCTTGCCCTGGAGGGCAAGACGAAGAAGCTGGTGATGCAGGAGCATCGGATTCTGATCGATCAACTGGTCATGTCTTATGGACTCACCGGGAATCTGGCCAAGGTGCATCGACTGCTCGACGAGGCAATCCAACGGGACCCTGAGTACCCTCTGAACTACTACAATCGCGCCTGTGCGTTTGCCGAAGCCGGGGAGAAGCAGAAAGCTTTGACGAACCTCGAACTCGCGTTTGCCCGGAAGAAGAACATTCTGAAGGGAGAGCAGATGCCAGAGCCACTGAAAGATTCTTCGTTTCAGCGCTACCTTCGGGATGCGGACTTCCTCGCCCTCATGAAGAAGCTGGGGCTGGGCTGA